Proteins encoded in a region of the Mycoplasma feriruminatoris genome:
- the cysS gene encoding cysteine--tRNA ligase, whose translation MQLYDSLSKTKKTLNKKSINLYCCGPTVYNYIHIGNARPVLLVDVLIRYLKSRNIKVNYLQNITDIDDKIILKALDNKLNELEVSQKYTKAYLEDLKSLNINKPDEIILISTKMNEMIKFIKDLVDINAAYVLDGDVYFNIKKYENEYCKLSGYKLDELISGKRVEIDSKKHYSLDFSLWKKTELGIKWDSVFGSGRPGWHTECVLLIDEYFKHQTIDIHVGGIDLKFPHHENERIQFIAKNNKELADIWLHNGHLQIENEKMSKSLGNVILVRDFIKQHNKNTLRWIFLTTNYTQPLNISNDLIYQANKFFEKLTNLSKKTIQFIIKNDLNIKQIKKSEYIDQFNNYMEDDLNTSLVLSLIDSLIKQINKNIIDKNVDDFNLLVSSLSYILDVLGFKDVFNYKFNSKTKELFLKWQQLVKEKQFDKADLIRKDLIEQGIL comes from the coding sequence ATGCAATTATATGATTCATTATCTAAAACAAAAAAGACTTTAAATAAAAAGAGTATTAATTTATATTGCTGTGGGCCTACTGTTTATAATTACATTCATATAGGAAACGCACGTCCTGTACTTTTAGTTGACGTTTTAATTAGATATTTAAAAAGTAGAAATATTAAAGTTAATTACTTACAAAACATTACAGATATTGATGACAAAATTATTTTAAAAGCTTTAGATAATAAATTAAATGAATTAGAAGTTTCACAAAAATACACTAAAGCATATTTAGAAGATTTAAAATCTTTAAATATTAATAAACCAGATGAGATTATTCTAATTAGTACTAAAATGAATGAAATGATTAAGTTTATAAAAGACTTAGTTGATATTAATGCTGCTTATGTACTTGATGGAGATGTTTATTTTAATATTAAAAAATATGAAAATGAATATTGTAAATTATCTGGATATAAATTAGATGAACTAATCAGTGGAAAAAGAGTTGAAATTGATTCTAAAAAACACTATAGTTTAGATTTTAGTTTGTGAAAAAAAACTGAGCTTGGTATTAAATGAGACTCAGTTTTTGGTTCTGGAAGACCAGGTTGACATACTGAATGTGTGTTATTAATTGATGAGTATTTTAAACATCAAACTATAGATATTCATGTTGGTGGAATTGATTTAAAATTCCCTCATCATGAAAATGAAAGAATTCAGTTTATTGCAAAAAACAACAAAGAACTTGCTGATATTTGATTACATAACGGTCATTTACAAATTGAAAATGAAAAAATGTCTAAATCACTAGGTAATGTAATTTTAGTAAGAGATTTTATTAAACAACATAATAAAAACACTTTAAGATGAATCTTTTTAACAACTAATTACACTCAACCTTTAAATATTAGTAATGATTTAATTTATCAAGCCAATAAGTTTTTTGAAAAGCTAACTAATCTAAGTAAAAAAACTATTCAATTTATTATTAAAAACGATCTAAACATTAAACAAATTAAAAAATCTGAATATATTGATCAGTTTAATAATTATATGGAAGATGATTTAAATACTTCTTTAGTTTTATCTTTAATTGATTCATTGATAAAACAAATTAATAAAAATATTATTGATAAAAATGTAGATGATTTTAATTTATTAGTTAGTTCATTAAGTTATATTTTAGATGTTTTGGGATTTAAAGATGTGTTTAACTACAAGTTTAATAGCAAAACTAAAGAGTTGTTTTTAAAATGACAACAACTAGTTAAAGAAAAACAATTTGATAAAGCAGATCTTATTAGAAAAGATTTAATAGAACAAGGAATTTTATAA
- a CDS encoding ECF transporter S component, producing the protein MDKFRHLLLDGHNLAVTSLCITLSAILIYSIFRLARARFKNYGSGFHISNKVKFSTRKITYLAMMVGVSVATTTVISLTLPITVLPPIRVAFEGVMIKITGMIFGPFVGLTVGLVTELLTLMFVPSYIHVAYLIVAFSFGFWSGMTSYAFKFKKNWLTLTVITTFLLVAAGIMFWLMQGMKQINPETSLFGIKIPADIYPFLFLIMISITLAVIYGLVFVLHIKKRHNWLNVMLPIVLLCVISEILVTVLVAAWGDYQMLGLRNSSGSENPYITMVVVRIIQIPIKIFFNTAILTTVYIVLRPLIKVK; encoded by the coding sequence ATGGATAAATTTAGACATTTGTTACTAGATGGTCATAATTTAGCAGTCACTTCATTGTGTATAACTTTATCTGCTATTCTTATTTATTCGATTTTTAGATTAGCTAGAGCTCGTTTTAAAAACTATGGTAGTGGTTTTCACATTAGTAATAAAGTTAAATTTAGTACAAGAAAAATAACATATCTAGCTATGATGGTTGGAGTTTCAGTTGCAACAACAACTGTTATTTCTTTAACATTACCAATTACAGTTCTACCACCAATCAGAGTTGCTTTTGAAGGGGTTATGATCAAAATAACTGGAATGATTTTTGGTCCGTTTGTTGGTTTAACTGTTGGTCTTGTTACTGAATTATTAACGTTAATGTTTGTTCCTTCATATATTCATGTAGCTTATTTAATTGTTGCGTTTTCTTTTGGTTTTTGATCTGGAATGACTTCTTATGCTTTTAAATTTAAAAAGAACTGATTAACTTTAACAGTTATTACAACATTTTTACTAGTAGCTGCTGGTATTATGTTTTGATTAATGCAAGGAATGAAGCAAATTAATCCTGAAACTTCATTATTTGGGATTAAAATTCCAGCTGATATTTATCCATTCTTATTTTTAATAATGATTTCAATTACATTAGCTGTTATTTATGGTTTAGTTTTTGTATTACATATTAAAAAAAGACATAATTGATTAAATGTAATGTTACCTATTGTTTTATTATGTGTAATTAGTGAAATATTAGTTACAGTTTTAGTTGCTGCTTGAGGAGATTATCAAATGCTTGGTTTAAGAAACTCTTCAGGTTCAGAAAACCCATATATTACAATGGTAGTAGTAAGAATTATTCAAATACCAATAAAGATCTTTTTTAACACTGCTATTTTAACTACTGTTTATATTGTTTTAAGACCTCTAATTAAAGTTAAATAG
- a CDS encoding lipoprotein, translated as MKKLLGILMFGSITVLPTLTAVSCSTTITHTIKTSFDDSVKVDKLVWKGDKYQNDGQSSNVQDITNSLNGTTNAYSRIVTDVLNLLTRNIQEERNLKESYDLFRGKAEDTSVVGYYTGSDSKRHRISQQDFYKKLDDSNTHISSLKGLLQLREFVKNDKNSSIVSSWSKSLKDNTDQVKKWSDDFTKNLDNVVNSSTDNRIKDIKLVSKVSKTNSSFFTFEQDVKTAPTQDNKTIQLKDENNGKVVGDIKDIKDHSPYIFGTSPLKDPFGMNVIGENKNPDIKSLKPTVNYSNDKLTKKDDSYVNLANNGNTNGKFVYNINQKWELSSEHNFYYMDSKDETLELEITHIMDKKEFKFYVQFGGLRKVYTPLVESYTPKENKDDKKHAFVGWAFNSYRFSDDYSKGNNSPYRFKDISLKISDKTFGTTNAK; from the coding sequence ATGAAAAAGTTATTAGGAATATTAATGTTTGGATCAATAACTGTTCTTCCTACATTAACAGCAGTTTCATGTTCTACTACAATAACTCATACAATAAAAACTAGTTTTGATGATAGTGTTAAAGTTGATAAATTAGTATGAAAAGGTGATAAATATCAAAATGATGGTCAATCATCTAATGTTCAAGATATTACAAATTCGTTAAATGGAACAACTAATGCTTATAGTAGAATTGTTACTGATGTTTTAAATTTATTAACTAGAAATATTCAAGAAGAAAGAAATTTAAAAGAATCATACGATCTATTTAGAGGAAAAGCTGAAGATACTAGTGTTGTTGGATATTACACTGGATCAGATTCAAAAAGACATAGAATTTCTCAACAAGATTTTTATAAGAAATTAGATGATTCAAATACTCATATTTCTTCTTTAAAAGGGTTATTACAATTAAGAGAATTTGTTAAAAATGATAAAAATAGTAGTATTGTTAGTTCTTGAAGTAAAAGTTTGAAAGATAACACTGATCAAGTAAAAAAATGATCAGATGATTTTACAAAAAATCTTGATAATGTTGTAAACTCATCAACTGACAATAGAATTAAAGACATTAAATTAGTATCTAAGGTTTCTAAAACTAATTCATCATTTTTTACTTTTGAACAAGATGTAAAAACTGCTCCAACCCAAGACAATAAGACCATCCAATTAAAAGATGAAAATAATGGAAAAGTAGTTGGTGACATTAAAGACATTAAAGATCATAGTCCTTATATCTTTGGAACTTCTCCTTTAAAAGATCCTTTTGGAATGAATGTAATTGGTGAAAATAAAAATCCTGATATTAAATCACTAAAACCAACTGTTAATTATTCAAATGATAAATTAACTAAAAAAGATGATTCATATGTTAATTTAGCTAATAATGGTAATACTAATGGTAAGTTTGTTTACAATATAAACCAAAAATGAGAATTAAGTTCTGAACATAATTTCTACTATATGGATTCAAAAGATGAAACTTTAGAATTAGAAATTACTCATATAATGGATAAAAAAGAATTTAAGTTTTATGTTCAATTTGGTGGGTTAAGAAAAGTTTATACTCCTTTAGTTGAAAGTTATACTCCAAAAGAAAATAAAGATGATAAAAAACATGCATTTGTAGGTTGAGCATTTAACTCATATAGATTTAGTGATGATTATTCAAAAGGTAATAATTCTCCTTACAGATTTAAAGATATTTCATTAAAAATATCAGATAAAACATTTGGCACAACTAATGCTAAATAG
- the dnaB gene encoding replicative DNA helicase, with protein MKQELSIQELLYAERFVLGVALNSSNALADIISVLKVDDFSIQANKNIYQAIIDLNNKNKSISPISVINRLEVMNKLDQVGGDVVVYEIAAENYTDQGLEEYIDIIHKAGVIRKLDVVIKELELRRNDSNTDVDELLKVAQTKLLDIDLSIKRFEIEPIGEVAKRVVEKIKELEMKAEIISGVPTGYNYLDLITSGWQESDFIILAARPSVGKTAFSLNLAFNAAMQKYPVAFFSLEMPSEQLTQRLFTRLTSVDSTNLRTGKGLSRANWEKIQIAQEKLEQIPIYIDATPGISTQEIRSKLYKMKRDYNIKLCVIDYLQLIVGSSNKDRQNEVSEISRQLKQIARETSIPIICLSQLSRRAETREDKRPMLSDLRDSGAIEQDADIVAFLYRDDYYKKDLTDLDKEKTELILAKHRNGATGTVFLRFIKDFGVFRDW; from the coding sequence ATGAAACAAGAATTATCAATACAAGAATTATTATATGCAGAGCGATTTGTTTTAGGTGTTGCTTTGAATTCTTCTAATGCTCTTGCAGATATTATTTCAGTTTTAAAAGTTGATGATTTTTCAATTCAAGCAAATAAAAATATTTATCAAGCAATTATTGATTTAAATAACAAAAACAAATCAATTTCTCCAATTTCAGTAATTAATAGATTAGAAGTTATGAATAAATTAGATCAAGTTGGAGGAGATGTAGTAGTTTATGAAATAGCTGCTGAAAACTATACTGATCAAGGTTTAGAAGAATATATTGATATTATTCATAAAGCTGGAGTTATTAGAAAATTAGATGTAGTTATCAAAGAATTAGAATTAAGAAGAAATGATTCTAATACTGATGTTGATGAATTATTAAAAGTTGCTCAAACTAAACTTTTAGATATAGATCTATCTATTAAAAGATTTGAAATTGAACCAATTGGAGAAGTTGCTAAAAGAGTTGTTGAAAAAATCAAAGAACTTGAAATGAAAGCTGAAATTATTTCAGGTGTACCAACTGGATATAATTATTTAGATTTAATAACTTCAGGATGACAAGAATCAGATTTTATTATTTTAGCTGCTCGTCCTAGTGTTGGAAAAACTGCCTTTTCTTTAAATTTAGCTTTTAATGCTGCTATGCAAAAATATCCTGTTGCCTTTTTTTCACTAGAAATGCCATCAGAACAACTAACTCAACGTTTATTTACTAGACTTACAAGTGTTGATTCAACTAATCTAAGAACAGGAAAAGGTTTAAGTAGAGCTAATTGAGAAAAAATTCAAATAGCACAAGAAAAACTAGAACAAATTCCAATTTATATTGATGCAACACCAGGAATTAGTACTCAAGAAATTAGATCTAAACTTTATAAAATGAAAAGAGATTATAATATTAAGTTGTGTGTTATTGACTATTTACAATTAATAGTTGGATCATCAAATAAAGATAGACAAAATGAAGTTAGTGAAATTTCAAGACAATTAAAACAAATTGCAAGAGAAACTTCTATTCCAATTATTTGTTTATCACAATTAAGTCGTAGAGCTGAAACTAGAGAAGATAAAAGACCAATGCTTTCTGATTTAAGAGATTCAGGAGCTATTGAACAAGATGCTGATATTGTTGCATTTTTATATCGTGATGATTATTATAAAAAAGATTTAACTGATTTAGATAAAGAAAAAACTGAATTAATTTTAGCAAAACATAGAAACGGTGCTACTGGAACTGTTTTTCTAAGATTTATTAAAGATTTTGGTGTATTTAGAGACTGATAG
- the rplI gene encoding 50S ribosomal protein L9 has translation MKVIFLKDVPNQGKKNEIKEVSDGYARNYLLPNNLVKIATNNSIKTLKDHMKADQEEKELAKAQTKQVKKTLEELTLHFKLQTNDDKVFGSISSQDIVNQLKEVHRIEIDKKKFIHFKNINKIGLSYVKVKLDFGIEAIIKVDIKEV, from the coding sequence ATGAAAGTTATATTTTTAAAAGATGTACCTAATCAAGGTAAAAAAAATGAAATAAAAGAAGTTAGTGATGGGTATGCTAGAAACTACTTATTACCTAATAACTTAGTAAAAATTGCAACAAATAATAGTATTAAAACTTTAAAAGATCATATGAAAGCTGATCAAGAAGAAAAAGAATTAGCAAAAGCACAAACAAAACAAGTTAAAAAGACTCTTGAAGAATTAACTTTACATTTTAAATTACAAACTAATGATGATAAAGTATTTGGAAGTATTTCAAGTCAAGATATTGTTAATCAATTAAAAGAAGTTCATAGAATTGAAATAGATAAAAAGAAATTTATTCATTTTAAAAACATTAATAAAATTGGATTAAGTTATGTAAAAGTAAAATTAGATTTTGGTATTGAAGCAATAATTAAAGTTGATATTAAGGAAGTTTAA
- the pth gene encoding aminoacyl-tRNA hydrolase, with the protein MKVIVGLGNIGKEYEKTRHNAGFIAIDLLLEKYSYSLVKQEFDSLIYTTMINNQKVLLVKPLTYMNNSGIAVRQILNFYKIDLNDLIIIHDDKDLNISRIQFKKDGSAAGHNGIKSIINNLNTQSFYRLRIGVNQVPKEWKIVDWVLSKFSDEELNLLKQTFINKIDFINDFTNNKSFIYLMNKYN; encoded by the coding sequence ATGAAAGTAATAGTTGGATTAGGAAACATTGGAAAAGAGTATGAAAAAACTAGACATAATGCTGGTTTTATAGCTATTGATCTTTTATTAGAAAAATACTCTTATAGTTTGGTAAAACAAGAGTTTGATTCATTAATTTATACAACTATGATTAATAATCAAAAAGTATTACTAGTTAAACCTTTAACTTATATGAATAATTCAGGAATAGCAGTTAGACAAATTCTAAACTTTTATAAAATTGATTTAAATGATCTAATAATTATTCATGATGATAAAGATCTAAATATATCTAGAATCCAATTTAAAAAAGATGGTTCAGCTGCTGGACATAATGGAATTAAATCAATTATTAATAATCTAAATACTCAAAGTTTTTATAGGTTAAGAATTGGAGTTAATCAAGTTCCAAAAGAATGAAAAATAGTTGATTGAGTTTTATCTAAATTTAGTGATGAAGAACTTAATTTATTAAAACAAACTTTTATTAATAAAATAGATTTTATAAATGATTTTACTAATAATAAATCATTTATATATTTAATGAATAAGTATAATTAA
- a CDS encoding ribose-phosphate diphosphokinase, producing the protein MDNKDIYVFGLSASQQLAKEVCHFLGVEQKVVKTTRFADGEILVESIDSVRGKEIYVIQSTSMPVNENLMELLIAIDAFKRGSAEKINVVIPYYGYARQDRKAKGRQPITAKLVADLLTKAGADRVIVFDIHSTQTMGFFDVPMDNFHTSQSLANEIVDTIIREKFDPEKCILVSPDYGGLNRVHKVDSYTANMTNGIAVIGKRRPEPNKAEVEFVLGDIEGRTCFIIDDMIDTGGTIINAAKALKANGAKDVFIFACHGLFNGPAKERMTQAIKEGIVKNVVVTNTVEIPQERQFEGLRIVSVAPLLANMIKESQEHHSLTEVYNKNKDEIQLKIQDFMNHKNQ; encoded by the coding sequence ATGGACAATAAAGATATATATGTTTTTGGTCTTTCAGCTAGTCAACAGTTAGCAAAAGAAGTATGTCATTTTTTAGGTGTTGAACAAAAAGTTGTAAAAACTACTAGATTTGCTGATGGTGAAATTTTAGTTGAATCAATTGATTCAGTAAGAGGAAAAGAAATCTATGTAATCCAATCAACATCAATGCCAGTTAATGAAAACTTAATGGAATTATTAATTGCAATTGATGCTTTTAAAAGAGGAAGCGCAGAAAAAATTAATGTAGTTATTCCTTATTATGGATATGCAAGACAAGATAGAAAAGCTAAAGGTAGACAACCAATTACTGCTAAATTAGTTGCTGATTTACTAACAAAAGCTGGAGCTGACCGTGTAATTGTTTTTGATATTCACTCAACTCAAACAATGGGATTTTTTGATGTGCCAATGGACAATTTCCATACTTCACAAAGTTTAGCAAACGAAATTGTAGATACTATTATTAGAGAAAAATTTGATCCTGAAAAATGTATTTTAGTATCTCCAGATTATGGAGGATTAAATAGAGTTCATAAAGTTGATTCATATACAGCTAATATGACTAATGGAATAGCTGTTATTGGAAAAAGAAGACCTGAACCAAATAAAGCAGAAGTTGAATTCGTATTAGGTGATATTGAAGGAAGAACTTGCTTTATAATAGATGACATGATTGATACTGGTGGAACTATTATTAATGCAGCTAAAGCATTAAAAGCTAATGGAGCAAAAGATGTATTTATTTTTGCTTGTCATGGTTTATTTAATGGTCCTGCTAAAGAAAGAATGACTCAAGCTATTAAAGAAGGTATTGTAAAAAATGTTGTTGTAACTAATACTGTTGAAATTCCACAAGAAAGACAATTTGAGGGACTAAGAATTGTTTCAGTTGCCCCATTACTTGCAAATATGATTAAAGAATCTCAAGAACATCATTCTTTAACTGAAGTTTATAATAAAAATAAAGATGAAATCCAATTAAAAATTCAAGATTTCATGAATCATAAAAATCAATAA
- a CDS encoding DUF3800 domain-containing protein: MKKNITKYIKLYLDETGSSASISFIVGGFYLYGYNQKDILIREEKIGKNILSIESIIKSNKHIKNEIDKEIKYRDLNFKNKLFLFNNIKNNGQINVSMISDLEKIRTTNKKIIIEYIYNISVFLIIKKILFHLLEIKYLKITDLISIEVNIDQRRKRINWTAKSNSFKELNIYLNTRMYENSQFLNIQKINVYQYDSKLESTIRYADYYVGLLGSVDRVHNNRSKTYDLNSENLLKLFNSHIKHLKFSNDFDL; the protein is encoded by the coding sequence ATGAAGAAAAATATAACAAAGTATATTAAGTTGTATTTAGATGAAACTGGATCTAGTGCTTCTATAAGCTTTATTGTAGGTGGTTTTTATTTATATGGATATAATCAAAAAGATATTCTTATAAGAGAAGAAAAAATAGGAAAGAATATTCTAAGTATTGAGAGTATTATAAAAAGTAATAAGCATATAAAAAATGAGATTGATAAAGAAATAAAATATAGAGATTTGAATTTTAAAAATAAATTATTTCTGTTTAATAATATAAAAAACAACGGGCAAATTAATGTTTCTATGATATCTGATTTAGAAAAAATTAGAACAACTAATAAGAAGATAATTATTGAATATATCTATAATATTAGTGTTTTTTTAATTATTAAAAAAATTCTTTTTCATTTATTAGAAATTAAATACTTAAAAATTACTGATTTAATATCAATTGAAGTGAATATTGATCAAAGAAGAAAACGTATAAATTGAACGGCCAAAAGTAATTCTTTTAAGGAATTAAATATATATTTAAATACGAGAATGTATGAAAATTCACAATTTCTGAATATTCAAAAAATTAATGTTTATCAATATGATTCAAAACTAGAATCAACTATTAGATATGCTGATTATTATGTAGGATTATTAGGATCGGTTGATAGAGTTCATAATAATAGAAGTAAAACTTATGATCTCAACTCAGAAAATTTATTAAAATTGTTTAATAGTCACATTAAGCATTTAAAATTTAGTAATGATTTTGATTTATAG
- a CDS encoding aspartate--ammonia ligase yields MYKSKLTIKQTQQAIQDIKFGLTKQLKQNLNLTRVSAPLFVTSESKINDGLNGDIPVGFTPNQWKEELEIVHSLAKWKRHALDKYNFNVGEGIWADMNAIRKDDVVDYKHSLYVDQWDWELIINKDQRNLEFLKQIATKIYDSIRYVEHKINFKYPELVDKLPKQLTFIDSLDLYNKYPNLTPEQREDEVAREYKAVFIYKIGYNLPDDKPHSKRAFDYDDWNLNGDLIFYDLVNDKALEISSMGIRVDAKSLAEQIKILNKTDSDLGLYHDQILNDKLPLTIGGGIGQSRLSMFLLEKAHIGEVQVSVWEKNYKEELKKQGIILL; encoded by the coding sequence ATGTATAAATCTAAATTAACTATTAAACAAACACAACAAGCTATTCAAGATATTAAATTTGGTCTAACTAAACAATTAAAACAAAACTTAAACTTAACTAGAGTATCAGCTCCACTTTTTGTAACTTCAGAATCTAAAATTAATGATGGATTAAATGGAGATATTCCTGTTGGATTTACTCCAAACCAATGAAAAGAAGAACTAGAAATAGTTCATTCACTTGCTAAATGAAAACGTCATGCTTTAGATAAGTACAACTTTAATGTTGGAGAAGGTATTTGAGCTGATATGAATGCTATTAGAAAAGATGATGTTGTAGATTACAAACATTCATTATATGTTGATCAATGAGATTGAGAATTAATCATAAATAAAGATCAAAGAAATCTTGAATTTTTAAAACAAATAGCTACTAAAATTTATGATTCAATTAGATATGTTGAACATAAAATTAATTTTAAATATCCTGAATTAGTAGATAAATTACCTAAACAATTAACATTTATTGATTCTTTAGATTTATATAATAAATATCCTAATTTAACACCTGAACAAAGAGAAGATGAAGTTGCTAGAGAATATAAAGCTGTATTTATTTATAAAATAGGTTATAACTTACCAGATGATAAACCTCATTCAAAAAGAGCGTTTGATTATGATGATTGAAATTTAAATGGTGATTTAATTTTTTATGATTTAGTTAATGATAAAGCTTTAGAAATTAGTTCAATGGGAATTAGAGTTGATGCTAAAAGTTTAGCTGAACAAATTAAAATTTTAAATAAAACTGATTCTGATTTAGGTTTATATCACGATCAAATACTTAATGATAAATTACCTTTAACTATTGGTGGAGGAATTGGTCAAAGCCGATTAAGTATGTTTTTATTAGAAAAAGCTCATATTGGTGAAGTACAAGTTAGTGTGTGAGAAAAAAACTATAAAGAAGAGTTAAAAAAACAAGGAATAATTTTATTGTAA